From the genome of Borreliella afzelii:
ATGACAAAGAAAAATTAAAAATACAAATACAAAACACATATCAAAAATATAAAAATAAACCCCATTTCATATTAGAGAGTAATAAATACAAAGACTTTAATCAAATTATAAATAGAATAAAGAGCAATACTAAAAAATTTGATGCTCAAAAACATAAAAACAATATAAAAATCAATATATATAACATACTTTTAGATCAATTAGATTATCAAATCAACAAAATAAATTTAAAGTTTAAAATCAAGGAATACTTAAGCAAACAAAAAAAACTAGAATATAAAAAAATATTTAACAATCAATACTATAACGAAATTATCAATCTAATAGAATCACAAAATAACCATAGAAATAAATGTATAAATTAAGAGTTTAAAATGAAAAATGTATTAGAAAAGCTTAAAAACAAAAAAAAAGAGATAATGGCAAAGAGCAGAAAGCCAGAAATTTTTATCAAAAAAGAAATTCTTAATGAAAGAACAATATATCATACTAAAATGCTAATGGATCTATATAAGTTTGAAATTAATAAATATAAAAAAAACAAATTTTTAATTCTTTTCAGAGAATTGTTTAATCAAGAAAAGTTAGAATGTCTCAATTTATTCTCTACAAGAGACAATGATGAATTTATAGGAATTTCTTATGGATATAGAAAACCTATAAAAAACATTATTATAAAGTACAAAATTAATGATACTGTAAAATCATATACATTTTCTAAAGTATATTATATAGAATTTAAATTTAAGAAGGGCAGTGTGTTTTGTTACTTAAGAAGTCTTGCTAGACTAATTAAAAAAGAAAAAATGAATAAAAAATATTTTCAAGTGTTTATTAACATGTT
Proteins encoded in this window:
- a CDS encoding DUF226 domain-containing protein, with protein sequence MKNVLEKLKNKKKEIMAKSRKPEIFIKKEILNERTIYHTKMLMDLYKFEINKYKKNKFLILFRELFNQEKLECLNLFSTRDNDEFIGISYGYRKPIKNIIIKYKINDTVKSYTFSKVYYIEFKFKKGSVFCYLRSLARLIKKEKMNKKYFQVFINMLNRLEKEVYKFYCKELPNGGIINKWVEKILK